The nucleotide sequence CCTCTTCTCCTCATTGCATTTCTCTTGGCCCGCTCCATATAATCCTTATCTCCGTCGTCATCGAATCCACCAAACTCATCATTGGCACCCTCTTCCGTCTCCTCGACGGGGGTCTTGTCAACTTCCATCTCGTCCTCGCCAGACGCGGTGGTCTTGGAGCCATTCGAGTTTGCAGCAAACTCGCCGCTGCTTGCTCCACCGCGTGCATTCGCCGGCGTAGGGCCGGTCTTCTTGAACTTTGCGACGTAGAAACCATCGACGTTGTATCTAATGTTATGGTCAGCATTTATTCGTACCCCAAAGCAGTGTGCAAGAGAAAAGAGCAAGAAGAAAACTCACGTATGGGGATAATAACGCCTGGTCATCTTTACGCTTGGGTGGAACTTCTTGCCCATAAAGCTTGTAAACCCCTCCTTACCGAAAGGAAGTCCTGTTTCAAGCAGCTCAACGTTTGATCGCCTTGACAGGGCGTAGTTGACGACTTGCTCGCTGAAGCGTGATAATGCCAAGTTAGCGTGATTCTTTGTAACCAATGCTCAATGATAAAGGGGGTGAACATACTTTTCCTCAACCGTGACACTACATGTGGAATAGACGATGTAACCCCCGACTTTGGTGGCATCTATAGCAGCCAGCAGCAGTTGCTTCTGGACATGCGGCAGCTGCATGAAATCCTTTTCCGTCTTGTTCGTCTTGACGCTAGGATCCTTGGATATAACGCCAGTACCAGAGCACGGCGCATCGAGCAGGACTCGGTCGAAACCGCCAATCAGATTCGGAATCTCACGGGCGTCATAGTTGCACACTATGGAGTTTTTCACACCCAGACGATGAATGTTTCCGATAAGACCCTTGGAACGAGCCTTGTTGGGATCGTTGGCGATGATGACGCCTGTGTTCTTCATAAGGGCTGCGCAGTGTGTCGTCTTTCCTCCGGGGGCAGCAGACATATCCAAAACACGCTCGTTCTCCTGAGGGCATAGAGCCATGACGGGGAGGAACGAAGATGCTGCCTGCAGGATGTAGTGGCCACCCAGGTATTCTGGCGTAGCACCAAGCGGGACGTTGGAGTCAAAGATCTGCAGTCCAACCTTGGACCACTTTCCGACGGGCTCCAGAGTGACGCCACGGTTGACCAGTGCCTGAGCAAGATCACGACGGCTGGTCCGCA is from Pyricularia oryzae 70-15 chromosome 2, whole genome shotgun sequence and encodes:
- a CDS encoding nucleolar protein NOP2 encodes the protein MGVGRRMKKQGMPEALSEEHFANLKRKKGLPVDDAPAADAPTSKKRRTSKKGEQSPKTPAKGKINAKNAGSTPAAKKPNGAKVASPASTKTAKKSGKSKSKAALDSDDDPLDDEDDEVESLGDLDLEDDELGGAKLRDDFLDDDDDSVFDSDEEAGKKQKFVFSEDEDDDSDREERLTAANIEGLSRVLDKQLEDEAAENEEEMREDALQTNIADDKPHVLESDDDEVMPKAKALLAPDLQMLRTRITDTVRVLEDFANLSEEGRSRAEYSNQLLKDICAYYGYSEYLAQKLMDLFPAREAFAFFEANETPRPVVIRTNTLRTSRRDLAQALVNRGVTLEPVGKWSKVGLQIFDSNVPLGATPEYLGGHYILQAASSFLPVMALCPQENERVLDMSAAPGGKTTHCAALMKNTGVIIANDPNKARSKGLIGNIHRLGVKNSIVCNYDAREIPNLIGGFDRVLLDAPCSGTGVISKDPSVKTNKTEKDFMQLPHVQKQLLLAAIDATKVGGYIVYSTCSVTVEENEQVVNYALSRRSNVELLETGLPFGKEGFTSFMGKKFHPSVKMTRRYYPHTYNVDGFYVAKFKKTGPTPANARGGASSGEFAANSNGSKTTASGEDEMEVDKTPVEETEEGANDEFGGFDDDGDKDYMERAKRNAMRRRGLDPKALDRPKKAKKA